A stretch of Desulfobacterales bacterium DNA encodes these proteins:
- a CDS encoding YitT family protein encodes MKWKIQWEKFAYTPVWNLFLITAGGLIYSFGIKAIVFQYKFIPGGIYGLALFIYHQTNWFSPAIWFFFLNVPLFLISWFYISKRFLFYSLYAMVFVTLTTQFIDVNLEIHNQLYAAIAAGMICGTGSGIILRSLGSGGGLDVIGVMLNRRFNIGIGKVIMSFNVLLFVFVVTQMGMDLLIASIILVFISASALDYVLSLFNQKKIVYVISDKNKDIAKIILEDLHCQATFIKAKGAFSGKNRDILMSITNNIQLKRLEEAVFTVDPSALFIVENTFNVIGSVFGKRKVY; translated from the coding sequence ATGAAATGGAAAATTCAATGGGAAAAATTCGCATACACCCCTGTATGGAATTTATTTTTGATCACCGCAGGTGGCCTGATCTATTCTTTTGGAATCAAAGCGATTGTTTTTCAGTATAAATTCATTCCCGGCGGCATTTATGGGCTTGCGCTGTTCATTTATCATCAGACTAACTGGTTTTCTCCGGCGATCTGGTTTTTTTTCCTGAATGTCCCGCTTTTTCTAATCAGCTGGTTTTATATCAGTAAGCGGTTTCTCTTTTACAGTCTGTATGCCATGGTTTTTGTCACCCTGACGACTCAATTTATCGATGTGAATCTGGAAATTCACAACCAGCTCTATGCCGCCATTGCTGCGGGAATGATCTGTGGAACCGGGAGCGGGATCATTCTCCGTTCGCTGGGCTCCGGCGGGGGGCTTGACGTGATTGGCGTGATGCTGAATCGAAGATTTAACATCGGCATCGGAAAAGTGATCATGTCGTTCAATGTTCTGCTGTTTGTCTTTGTGGTGACGCAAATGGGAATGGACCTGTTGATTGCATCCATCATTCTTGTATTCATAAGCGCTTCGGCCCTGGATTATGTCCTGTCCCTGTTTAATCAGAAAAAAATAGTCTATGTGATCAGTGACAAAAATAAAGACATCGCAAAAATAATTCTTGAGGATTTGCACTGTCAGGCAACATTTATCAAAGCAAAAGGAGCTTTTTCGGGTAAGAACAGAGATATTCTCATGTCCATCACCAATAATATCCAGTTAAAAAGATTGGAAGAGGCTGTGTTTACGGTCGACCCAAGTGCCCTGTTTATCGTTGAAAACACATTTAACGTGATTGGATCTGTATTCGGCAAACGAAAAGTATATTAG